Proteins from a single region of Oncorhynchus tshawytscha isolate Ot180627B linkage group LG03, Otsh_v2.0, whole genome shotgun sequence:
- the LOC112223630 gene encoding aggrecan core protein: MRLEMLLSLLLCAICPLVLPSSSTPSQASDDSRLLQVTIPTTPPLSAVLGGSLTLPCLVSLSHPPPNTNGRHAVLSLPRVKWSVLSQGHETEILVARGDRVKVSEDYKDRASLLHYVSSPADLTLRLEGLQYNDSGFYRCEVQQGLEDADDVAQVKVKGVVFHYRDASSRYAFTFTQARDACEEIGAHIATPEQLLAAYHSGYEQCDAGWLSDHSVRYPIQMPREGCFGDMDGHPGVRNYGLLEHDELYDVYCYVENIEGEVFHGSSPRSFTLWEAKAYCLAQGAELATTGQLYAAWNDGLNACSPGWLADGSVRYPIVTPRERCGGGEPGVRTVYRHLNQTGFPEAHTRHDTYCFRGNSNTHTESPHDYLATEPEDIGQDIVTLSEPLEEFSLGQVTEQVVSKEAQGSLSAILVPEEQHASVHIEEQGAVPGEQYPEQRAVPGEQYPEQGVVPGEQYPEQVAVPREQYPEQVAVPGEHGEEQGLVPGEHGAEQGAVTEEAYTKEDGEEQGAVPGQHGDEQGVVPGEQYPDQPGEEQGAVDGQGPTVVYHALPFPVEPQDPFTPTSFPQDLEPTEDTWQPVKEVSNPETYHPAPEGANVDLNYPVTPYDELNANPTLYPPSRETNYDSGDLTTAHEDNISSLDPYQPLSESNVESGELSIEGVPGTALEAPVPTTGYEEVDGSSDPQPMPGTTPESDESQYGISEDSHLQTGITQETEHYTFTSETAGYNVSGGETTTSHDSSPEEQLESGLPTPPEEDHSGDEHVIQEHVTDTDSVYPSTSYDLSGGSIRPEGAIAGGVEETSVSTSPHEETELFPDQTTTQPPYWESTPEYRRTNSVDHSASVLLPEEHTTSLDSLVLQTGENSGSATAESGDLATLSPVEMDPYELIPTSEFAFDPTQEQSGVTSPDSSTLDEHVEQEAGGTVDSLPEVSMGSTDLGSVPTDKVLTVTYDTGSIEASGVHEGMLDVTLLTSPKPITYSPPTQRSMEAEASSPGDFITFIPETSVPSGFDPLEEGLEKVEQEGLGEIPEVVETTTPETASGEEGSGDEQNGQEVSGEEESGQEVSGDEESGQEASGDKESGQEASGDEESGQEASGDEESGQEASGDKESGQEAVGDKESVQEASGDKESGQEASGDEESGQEASGDKESGQEASGDKESGQEASGDKESGQEASGDEESGQGASGDKESGQEASGDEESGQGASGDKVSGQEASGDKESGQEVSGDEESGQEVSGDEESGQEVSGDEESGHEVSGDEESGQEVSGDEESGQEASGDEESGQEASGDKESGQEASGDEDSDQELSGNEDSDQEVSGQEGVESGSGEEHSASADSADSGESSRILEPEVPYINETVTPINGTTVNSTDESEPESSTDAPSTDMEITLLPDLYQTPMPSPTVPQESRADADLEYSGETSVTEDPDSITPPTEEPEETPSPTPTTEDYDDQTTTAAPLYPEDVDEEKLITTSTTPRFGNISDACLDNPCSNGGTCVDSGSSTKCLCLPTYGGDMCQTDLEVCEPGWEKFMGFCYQHFTKRQGWEVAEQHCRLCGGHLISVMTPEEQDYINDKYREYQWTGLNDRTIEGDFRWSDGNPLLYENWYRGQPDSYFLSGEDCVVMVWHDGGRWSDVPCNYHLSYTCKKGTSFCGQPPIIANAKVFGKSHLRYETNSKVRYYCEEGFLQTQNPVIKCLSNGEWEEALITCHPALTNLAEREQKVTTPPYQNEGVEVVDTATEKATSGFWDIKWN; this comes from the exons ATGAG ATTGGAGATGCTCCTGTCTTTACTGCTGTGTGCCATCTGTCCGCTCGTCCTACCGTCCTCCTCTACCCCCAGCCAAGCCTCAG ATGACTCCAGACTCCTACAGGTGACCATCCCTACGACCCCTCCCTTATCTGCCGTCTTGGGGGGCTCTCTTACCCTACCTTGCCTGGTGTCTCTGTCCCACCCGCCCCCCAACACAAATGGCCGCCACGCCGTACTCTCCCTACCCAGGGTCAAGTGGAGCGTGCTGTCCCAGGGACACGAGACTGAGATCCTGGTGGCCCGAGGGGACAGGGTGAAGGTCAGCGAGGACTACAAGGACCGAGCCTCCCTGCTCCATTACGTCTCCTCCCCAGCCGACCTCACCCTGAGGCTGGAGGGCCTGCAGTACAACGACTCTGGCTTCTACCGCTGTGAGGTGCAGCAGGGCCTGGAGGATGCCGACGATGTGGCTCAGGTCAAGGTCAAAG GGGTGGTGTTCCACTACCGGGATGCTTCCAGTCGCTATGCCTTTACCTTTACACAGGCCCGGGACGCCTGTGAAGAGATCGGGGCTCACATCGCCACCCCAGAGCAGCTCTTGGCAGCCTACCACAGTGGCTATGAGCAGTGTGATGCGGGCTGGCTCTCAGACCACTCAGTGAG ATATCCCATCCAGATGCCACGGGAGGGATGTTTTGGAGACATGGACGGGCATCCTGGAGTGAGGAATTATGGGCTGCTGGAACATGATGAGCTGTACGATGTATACTGTTATGTGGAGAATATAGAGG GGGAAGTGTTCCATGGCTCTTCCCCCCGAAGTTTCACCCTGTGGGAAGCTAAGGCCTATTGTCTGGCTCAGGGAGCGGAGCTGGCTACCACAGGTCAGCTGTATGCAGCCTGGAATGACGGACTGAACGCCTGCAGCCCGGGGTGGTTGGCTGATGGGAGTGTTCGCTACCCCATTGTCACTCCCAGGGAGCGTTGTGGTGGAGGGGAGCCTGGGGTCAGGACTGTCTATCGCCATTTGAACCAGACAGGCTTTCCAGAGGCACACACTCGCCACGACACTTACTGCTTCCGAG GCAACAGCAACACTCACACCGAATCTCCCCATGATTACCTGGCTACAGAGCCAGAGGACATCGGCCAGGACATTGTGACGCTGTCTGAGCCTCTGGAGGAATTCAGCCTGGGTCAGGTGACAGAGCAGGTGGTGAGCAAAGAAGCTCAGGGCTCCCTGTCTGCCATCCTTGTTCCAGAGGAGCAGCACGCATCAGTGCATATAGAGGAGCAAGGGGCTGTCCCTGGGGAGCAGTACCCAGAGCAGAGGGCTGTCCCTGGGGAGCAGTACCCAGAGCAGGGGGTTGTCCCTGGGGAGCAGTACCCAGAGCAGGTGGCTGTCCCTAGGGAGCAGTACCCAGAGCAGGTGGCTGTCCCTGGGGAGCACGGAGAAGAACAGGGGCTTGTTCCTGGAGAACACGGAGCGGAGCAGGGGGCTGTTACTGAGGAGGCATACAccaaggaggatggagaggagcaAGGGGCTGTGCCTGGGCAGCACGGAGATGAACAGGGGGTTGTTCCTGGGGAGCAGTACCCAGACCAGcctggagaggagcagggggccGTCGATGGCCAGGGCCCTACTGTTGTCTATCACGCCCTACCCTTTCCGGTTGAACCCCAAGACCCATTCACCCCCACATCCTTCCCCCAAGACCTGGAGCCCACAGAGGACACCTGGCAGCCGGTGAAAGAGGTCAGCAACCCAGAAACATATCATCCTGCCCCTGAGGGGGCAAACGTAGACTTAAACTACCCAGTCACACCCTATGATGAGCTGAATGCAAACCCAACACTGTATCCACCTTCTCGCGAGACAAATTATGACTCAGGTGATCTTACAACTGCTCATGAAGACAACATTAGTAGCCTCGATCCCTACCAGCCCTTGTCAGAGTCAAACGTGGAATCAGGAGAGCTCTCAATAGAGGGTGTTCCAGGGACTGCTCTGGAGGCCCCCGTGCCCACCACAGGGTATGAGGAGGTGGACGGGTCCAGTGATCCACAGCCCATGCCTGGCACAACCCCTGAGAGTGATGAGTCTCAGTATGGTATTTCAGAGGACAGCCATCTGCAAACAGGGATCACCCAGGAGACCGAACACTACACTTTTACCTCTGAGACTGCAGGCTACAATGTATCAGGAGGTGAAACCACTACTAGTCATGACAGCTCTCCAGAGGAGCAACTGGAAAGTGGGCTGCCCACACCTCCTGAGGAGGACCACTCCGGAGATGAGCATGTCATCCAGGAGCATGTCACAGACACAGACTCGGTCTACCCAAGCACCTCTTACGACCTCTCAGGAGGGTCCATCAGGCCTGAGGGAGCCATCGCTGGGGGTGTTGAGGAGACATCTGTATCCACTTCACCTCACGAGGAAACAGAGCTCTTCCCTGACCAGACCACCACTCAGCCTCCATACTGGGAGAGCACACCTGAATACCGGCGTACCAACTCTGTGGACCACAGTGCCAGTGTCCTTCTCCCTGAGGAGCATACCACATCACTGGACTCATTGGTCCTCCAGACAGGGGAGAACAGTGGCTCTGCTACGGCTGAGTCAGGAGACCTGGCTACCCTAAGCCCAGTGGAGATGGACCCCTATGAACTGATCCCTACCTCTGAATTTG CTTTTGACCCCACTCAGGAGCAGTCTGGTGTCACGTCACCCGACTCCTCTACCCTAGATGAGCATGTGGAGCAGGAGGCAGGAGGCACAGTGGACTCATTACCAGAGGTTTCCATGGGCTCCACTGACCTGGGTTCAGTTCCAACTGACAAAGTCCTCACAGTTACTTATGACACTGGCTCTATTGAAGCCTCTGGGGTCCACGAGGGAATGCTTGACGTTACCCTCTTGACATCCCCCAAACCTATTACCTATTCCCCCCCGACCCAGCGATCCATGGAAGCAGAGGCCAGCTCCCCAGGTGACTTCATAACCTTCATCCCAGAAACCAGCGTTCCATCTGGGTTTGATCCCCTGGAGGAAGGGCTGGAGAAGGTGGAGCAAGAGGGGTTGGGTGAAATCCCAGAAGTAGTTGAAACTACTACCCCAGAGACAGCTTCTggtgaggaggggagtggagatgaGCAGAATGGTCAGGAGgtgagtggagaagaggagagtggtcaGGAGGTGAGTGGAGACGAGGAGAGTGGTCAGGAGGCGAGTGGAGACAAGGAGAGTGGTCAGGAGGCGAGTGGAGACGAGGAGAGTGGTCAGGAGGCGAGTGGAGACGAGGAGAGTGGTCAGGAGGCGAGTGGAGACAAGGAGAGTGGTCAGGAGGCGGTTGGAGACAAGGAGAGTGTTCAGGAGGCGAGTGGAGACAAGGAGAGTGGTCAGGAGGCGAGTGGAGATGAGGAGAGTGGTCAGGAAGCGAGTGGAGACAAGGAGAGTGGTCAGGAGGCGAGTGGAGACAAGGAGAGTGGTCAGGAGGCGAGTGGAGACAAGGAGAGTGGTCAGGAGGCGAGTGGAGACGAGGAGAGTGGTCAGGGGGCGAGTGGAGACAAGGAGAGTGGTCAGGAGGCGAGTGGAGACGAGGAGAGTGGTCAGGGGGCGAGTGGAGACAAGGTGAGTGGTCAGGAGGCGAGTGGAGACAAGGAGAGTGGTCAGGAGGTGAGTGGAGACGAGGAGAGTGGTCAGGAGGTGAGTGGAGACGAGGAGAGTGGTCAGGAGGTGAGTGGAGACGAGGAGAGTGGTCACGAGGTGAGTGGAGATGAGGAGAGTGGTCAGGAGGTGAGTGGAGATGAGGAGAGTGGTCAGGAGGCGAGTGGAGACGAGGAGAGTGGTCAGGAGGCGAGTGGAGACAAGGAGAGTGGTCAGGAGGCGAGTGGAGATGAGGACAGTGACCAGGAGCTGAGTGGAAATGAGGACAGTGACCAGGAGGTGAGTGGCCAAGAGGGAGTAGAGTCCGGCTCAGGCGAGGAGCACTCTGCATCTGCTGATTCTGCTGATTCTGGAGAAAGCTCACGGATCCTTGAACCAGAAGTCCCATACATCAATGAAACTGTCACTCCCATCAATGGCACAACTGTCAATAGCACAGATGAAAGCGAGCCTGAGTCGAGCACAGATGCGCCTTCTACTGACATGGAGATCACGCTGCTCCCTGATTTGTACCAGACCCCCATGCCCTCCCCCACCGTACCCCAGGAGTCCCGGGCCGATGCAGATCTGGAGTACAGTGGGGAGACCTCAGTCACGGAGGACCCTGACTCCATCACTCCACCCACTGAGGAGCCTGAAGAGACCCCCAGCCCGACGCCCACCACAGAGGACTACGATGACCAGACTACGACGGCAGCACCCCTATATCCAGAGGACGTTGATGAGGAGAAACTGATTACCACTTCTACTACTCCAAGATTTGGGAACATTTCAG ATGCCTGCCTAGATAATCCTTGTTCCAACGGGGGAACATGTGTGGACAGTGGGTCTTCAACCAAGTGCCTTTGCTTGCCCACCTATGGAGGAGACATGTGCCAGACAG ACCTGGAGGTGTGTGAGCCGGGTTGGGAAAAGTTCATGGGCTTCTGTTACCAACATTTCACCAAGCGTCAGGGCTGGGAGGTGGCAGAGCAGCACTGTCGTTTGTGTGGCGGTCACCTGATCTCGGTCATGACCCCTGAGGAACAGGACTACATTAATG aTAAGTACAGAGAGTACCAGTGGACGGGACTGAATGACAGGACCATAGAGGGAGACTTCCGCTGGTCTGACGGGAATCCTCTG TTGTATGAGAACTGGTACCGGGGCCAGCCGGACAGTTACTTCCTGTCTGGAGAGGACTGTGTGGTGATGGTATGGCATGACGGGGGGCGCTGGAGCGATGTGCCCTGTAACTACCACCTCTCCTACACCTGCAAGAAGGGCACCT CTTTCTGTGGCCAACCCCCCATCATTGCCAATGCCAAGGTGTTTGGTAAGTCGCATCTGCGCTACGAGACCAATTCCAAGGTGCGTTACTACTGTGAAGAAGGATTCCTCCAGACACAGAACCCCGTCATTAAGTGCCTATCCAACGGCGAATGGGAGGAGGCTTTGATCACCTGTCACCCTG CCCTGACCAACTTGGCAGAGCGAGAGCAGAAGGTCACAACGCCCCCCTATCAGAAtgagggggtggaggtggtggacaCAGCCACGGAGAAAGCCACTTCAGGGTTCTGGGACATCAAGTGGAACTAA
- the LOC112229344 gene encoding interferon-stimulated 20 kDa exonuclease-like 2, producing the protein MSDIMLNLDCSGSSGPCKDSLGSNKHKAFINRRQLLEKTGYLNKKQNQHNHRQGNKHQGPPHWHNGANRPSQPNAAHNKSIAHTQNTHSKSSYHIPRSDHARSVASKPASSTSSSTSLTITVENSTNPEQSTSIITPGHQPPPTRTVARYASVPSGSAPLCNPLKYLALDCEMVGTGPKGRNSELARCSIVSYDGDVVYDRYIKPTNAVTDYRTRWSGISWHHLVKAMPFQHARKEILKILAGKVVIGHAVHNDFKSLSYSHPAVLTRDTSRIPLLNQKAGFPEKDVASLKRLTKALFNRNIQTGKKGHSSVEDAKATMELYKVVEVEWERTLASK; encoded by the exons ATGTCTGACATTATGTTAAACCTGGACTGTTCGGGCAGCAGTGGACCCTGTAAGGACTCATTGGGAAGCAACAAACACAAGGCATTCATCAACAGGCGGCAACTCTTGGAGAAAACGGGTTACCTCAACAAAAAGCAGAACCAGCACAATCACAGACAGGGGAATAAACATCAGGGTCCACCTCACTGGCACAATGGGGCCAATCGGCCATCTCAACCCAATGCTGCACACAACAAAAGCATTGCTCACACACAAAATACTCACAGTAAAAGTTCATATCACATACCCAGGTCAGATCATGCTAGAAGTGTTGCTTCCAAGCCTGCATCATCCACAAGCAGCTCAACATCCTTGACCATAACTGTGGAGAATTCCACCAATCCTGAGCAATCCACTTCGATTATCACCCCGGGGCACCAACCCCCACCCACCAGGACTGTTGCCCGCTATGCCTCTGTCCCAAGTGGGTCGGCCCCCCTTTGTAACCCCCTGAAGTACCTTGCCTTGGACTGTGAGATGGTCGGCACGGGCCCCAAGGGTCGCAACAGTGAGCTGGCACGATGCAGTATTGTCTCCTATGACGGAGATGTGGTGTATGACAGGTACATCAAGCCCACCAACGCAGTCACTGACTACCGGACTCGTTGGAGTGGCATCTCCTGGCATCATTTGGTCAAAGCCATGCCATTTCAACATGCCAGGAAGGAG ATACTGAAGATCCTTGCAGGAAAGGTGGTGATAGGGCATGCTGTCCACAATGACTTCAAGTCCCTGAGTTACAGTCACCCTGCTGTCTTAACGCGGGACACATCCCGCATTCCTCTCCTCAACCAGAAGGCTGGCTTTCCAGAGAAAGATGTTGCCTCACTGAAAAGACTCACCAAGGCCCTGTTCAACCGCAACATCCAG ACTGGGAAGAAGGGGCACTCGTCCGTGGAGGACGCCAAAGCCACCATGGAACTGTACAAAGTTGTGGAGGTGGAGTGGGAGAGGACCTTAGCCTCCAAATAG
- the s100a1 gene encoding protein S100-A1 translates to MGSKLESAMEGLIQVFHSYSSKEGDKYKLSKVELKNLLQGELSEFLAACKDPMVVEKIMSDLDENKDGEVDFQEFVVLVVALTVACNEFFVEGLNE, encoded by the exons ATGGGTTCCAAACTCGAGAGTGCAATGGAGGGGCTAATTCAAGTGTTCCACTCATACTCCTCAAAAGAAGGGGACAAGTACAAGCTGAGCAAAGTTGAGCTGAAGAATCTATTGCAGGGTGAACTGAGTGAATTCCTGGCG GCATGCAAGGACCCTATGGTAGTAGAGAAGATCATGAGTGATCTGGATGAAAACAAAGATGGCGAAGTGGACTTTCAGGAGTTTGTCGTCTTGGTTGTTGCGCTGACGGTGGCCTGTAACGAGTTCTTTGTAGAGGGCCTGAATGAATga